ataaaaattgcaatcaaattgaaatgtcaaataaaaaacatgaaaattttcAATGATTTTCACCTCTCCACCTATTAAATATATCTAATGAAAAACTATCTCTCCATTGACTCCATGTCGTACTTGGCTCCACAATAGTTATCATGTCACCGGACATGACTTCATTAGAGAACTCATCATCTCCTAAATTCAATTCCAAAGGATCCAATGTCATTTCTTTGCGAATATGATTATGTAAAAGACAACAAGCTGCTATTATTCTTCCTTGAGTTTTTACAGGATAAAATGACTTCTCTCTCAATATAGCCCAACGTCCTTTCAAAAGTCCAAAACATCTTTCTATTACATTCCTAGCTGAAGAATGTTTCATATTGAAAAATTCTTTAGGGGTAGATGGTTGTAATCCATTCCTCCACTCACTAAGGTGATACCTTTGACCTCTATAAGGAGTAAGAAATCCTTCTCCATTCATGTATCCAGCATCACATAAATAATAATACCCtatcataaataaaacaatagttAAAATCTATAAACTATGCAagacatgttttattttaatattaatctaTGCTATTGTACCTTGAGGAACCTTTAAACCATTTGGTCGAGAAATAGCATCTCTAAGGACTCTAGAGTCAGCAGCTGATCCCTCCCAACCAGGCAAAACATATATGAATTGTAAATCTGGCGAGCATATACCTAACATATTTGTAGCTATCTCACCCTTCCTTGTCCTATATCTACTTTTGTCAGCTTCAGGCACATTGACCTTGATGTAGGTGCCATCAAGAGCTCctaaacaatttttaaagtaTTTCCATCGTTCGTCTGTGTTGCCCTCCAAAATTGGTTTAGGTTGTTTTAACAATTCTTTATGACACTTCAAAACTGCCAATAATACATTACTGAAATGCCTACTAATTGTTTCACCAGACCTAACAAATTGTCTTCTAATCATTCTATTCTTAACATGGTGTGCCAATATATGTAAAAACATAGCCACCAACTCCTCCACACACATGTGTCGAGTAGGAAGCAAACCACCAATAACTTGCAACATGTCACATAGTTTGTGGAAAGCAGCTCTATCCATCCTTGTATTTTCAAGGCAAGCCAAATCACTCATGTAAATAATTCTACGAAAATGGACTTCTCTAACTAAACTTCTTTCATAAAAATTCCATGACCTTTTTCGCTTTTTCAAACGCTTACTTAACTCAAGGTAGCATAACACAATTGtcatcaacataaagtaattcAACATCTCCATATATATCATAAAcattgctataatttttttcttcctgtcACGCATTTCCATCAAATGTGtcatgataaaaagaaaaattgctgCAGGTCATAATACTTTATTagaaaacaactcattttccATTAAATGTGTCATGATATAAGATGATTCAAACATAAAGAtataaaaaacaactcattttccATAAACAAGAACAAGACAGTTCTAAGATTAGATAAGGTAGAAGGTTTTGTAACTATTTAACATGTCAAATTAACATAGTATGATATAGTAAATGCTTATCTTCTATttcaatttgttattttaaatggaaaaaaattgcAGGGTTGCAGGAAAGATCTATAAATCCTACTCATAGGCCAAAGATATTTTGTTTAACAGTACTCGTTACTTACTCACATAAACCATATAACCAGGGAAAAATAACTCATGAATGTCTTCAGAAAATAAAAGAGGGGCTAAAAAAACACACAAGACTATAAAAGCATGCCTCTATAGTATCCACAGTTTCATACATAGTTACAATTTCATACACAATTACACACAccaaacattaaaatataaaaaccaTAGAACAATAACCTAGTAGATTGATGCATTTGAAGACAATtccaagaaataaaaaaaaaaaaacaggattGTTTGTCATGTATTATGCTTTTGGATTTAGCTTTAGCCAAAAAACCTAATCATCATTGCACTTaatgttgaattattattacAAAACTACAAATATAGGAAAATCACAAACACAATAACCATGATAATAATGACACCCACATTTCTTCCACAGgatcaaaatcatcaacaagGTCAAACAAACCATTTTCGCTAAAAATTATTCAGGCATCTAAGCAATAAGCAGAAAAAGCAATAAGCAATGGAAGAATTGAGAAAAAGCAATAAGCTCAATCAGCagaaaaaattagagaaattagagaaaaagcaataagcaacaacaacagaaaaaaagaagagaaattttACCAATCACCAAATCTATGTTGAGTAATGGAAGAATTGAGATAAAATTAGATGGTACCTTGAAGAGAAGAGTGAAATCAAAAACTCAATCAGCAAGCAGTTGATGAACACACAAAGATCATGGGTTATcttttatatagaaaaacatGGGTGAAAATGTTTAGCGGGAATCAGAGAAAGAATAGCGGGAATGACAAGGgcaaaaatggttttttattGAAGATCATGGGTTTCAATTCCTGGGAATGAAACTTTCCCAAGCTATTTCATGGGAATAGAATGGATGGAAAAAGGGTTGAACGTGGGGGGAAAATGGGGGAGAACGTGGGTTTACTACTTTCCTGGAAAAAATGTATTCCTGAGCATTTTTGTGTGGTTCCCATCTACCAAATAAAGAAATATTCAATTCCAGCCTTAGATTCCTAGGAATACATTTTCATTccatgaaacaaacacaccctaaggtTTTAGCCTATAATAAATTATGTGCGATTGAAAGTTACGGTCTGATGAATTTGAAAGACTTTTGAGCAACGCAATACCCAAGTCTATAAAGCAACCATTATAAAATGATCACCAGAAGAATCCAAAATATGGTAACAGTGGTTGGAGGATCCAGGGGCGGCCCAGACAATGATATGATGATGGAATATTGCTCTTTAGACTTTAAAGATTGTTATCAGACACTTGGAAATGACCTTCAATCCTTACAAGAGCAGTTATCTTCCATTTACTATATcatttttcatttgacgtgAACGACAATTAACTGCTGTTGGaagtattttggtcattttcagATATGTGATAACAAATCTTTTAGTGTAAATAACAATCTTCATACTGATGAGACAACTTGCCTAAAACCTTAGAAAAGCCCAATAAATATATGAACAactaacttttttcaaaaaaaaaaaacacaaatttttttgggtgaaatttaatattattaattagaaTGAGTAGTTGTACGAATGCAatacaattttttcttctaGTAAACAAAACCATCAAATGTGTTTGGTTTACAAAACAGTAAGTACTtgacagaacagtacaagataTAACAGCACAACACAAGGCATAACATCAAAGGACAAATATTTTATGGcaatgagtaattttttgttttatacgatttttgggggacaaaatgttattttgatattttagacgtacgtgggacaaaaagttgtgttgtggtttggtgagggacaaaaatatgagtttttgacttgtcccttgcctccagtttatCGTGTACCTGAACAAATCAAACATCAAACAACTAGAGTTGTTATGtcttgtccttcattttttagcaaattattTACCTAATTAGTTAACTTTATGATCAATTTAAAATGAAGATTAAGATAATCTAATAACCAAATTTGCATGACAATTAACctgaaagatattttgattaattataattatcattttattcaATGAAGACCCTTAATTATAATGctataattgaaattatttttaaaaaaatttcattatatATTGAATGGTGGGATCCATGTATAAATTATGAAGTCCTTTGTGATAAAAAGTTCAAGGAAATGTAATAATAGCTCAAAGACAGCCTTGCAATGTCGGTGTTGATGTCTAAAGGCTAATCATCAATGAAAAGAAAGGAGATAATGTTTTGGTTTCAATTCATGAATATTCTTAAGGTATGTAAATGTAGCAAATTTTCTACATGTTTTGGGACAGACCTTAAAAAGATGTTTAAATTTGTAATAGAATCAGCTGTCGGATGGACTATGCAACCAAAACTTCAAACTTCTTTTGATTTGATCGCTGGTTGGTTCATGAATAATAATGGgtggaaaataaatatttgattgaGACACTATGAGAAACGCCTAACACATAGACCTAACTAATTATTAAGGATAAAATACTTTTGTCACATGAAAAAGATTAATAGTATCCAAAATCGTTTTCTTAAAAGCGGAATTTTAAGTGGGAACTAGAAACCTAAtcaaatgattttaatttatcGGTTTTATGTTTGGGAGAACCAAAATCtcgagaaagataaaaaaatctcGCTGTGAAGGTGGATCAATGGAAGAAATTGCTTTATCTTCGAATTTATGGGTGGGTGGCGGGTGAGAGGTTTTTAATGAATGGACGAAGACACCTTGATTGATGGTGGTGTGTTACCCCTATAAGGGCTTGGCGCCTTACCTTGTGAATCGATTGTTATCAAGCGGATTGGGCCTTTGGTTGGTCTTGAGCAATTGGCATAGTATGGTGAAGACCGTTGTTCCAATGGGAAGAGGCTCTTGTTGATGAGTTATTGCCGGTATTTCAACCGACGCTTCTTGGCCAAAATGAAGACTGGTAGGAGAGTACATCAAATGTTGAAAGTTTGATTTTCGGTAAACTTTGTTTATCAATTCCTTTCGTCCAAGTTTTCTCTGCTTTCTAGTGTGGGATCCGAAGGAAGGAAATTGTTGGGAAGGCTTTGGGAAAGTCTCACGCCATCAAAAGTTATTGTCTTCATGTAAATGTTTCGCCATCGTTGCCAACTAGAGAAAATTTGGTGTGGAAAAGAGTATTATCAAATGGGGGAGCCGGGGTGCGTCGTCCATGGTGCCTGAATTGGTCAGAAACAGAGACACATGCATTCATTTTGTGTAGATTTGCAAGTCAAATTTGGTACAAAATCTTAAAATGGATTGGTGCGTCGATGGTTTTTTCGACAAATTTATTCACCTTATTGAGAGTATGCTTAGATAGGAGAAAATCATGTTCATCTATTTTTTCTGTGGGTGTAATTACCACTTGTACTTATCACAATATATGAGAGTAGTACACCAACAAGGTTGCAATGCAATCCAACTCaagaattatattttatttttcaccaCCACCCTTTACAATATGGTTCCCACTTTAACATCGTGATGACATAA
Above is a genomic segment from Medicago truncatula cultivar Jemalong A17 chromosome 5, MtrunA17r5.0-ANR, whole genome shotgun sequence containing:
- the LOC112421898 gene encoding protein ANTAGONIST OF LIKE HETEROCHROMATIN PROTEIN 1-like; its protein translation is MEMRDRKKKIIAMFMIYMEMLNYFMLMTIVLCYLELSKRLKKRKRSWNFYERSLVREVHFRRIIYMSDLACLENTRMDRAAFHKLCDMLQVIGGLLPTRHMCVEELVAMFLHILAHHVKNRMIRRQFVRSGETISRHFSNVLLAVLKCHKELLKQPKPILEGNTDERWKYFKNCLGALDGTYIKVNVPEADKSRYRTRKGEIATNMLGICSPDLQFIYVLPGWEGSAADSRVLRDAISRPNGLKVPQGYYYLCDAGYMNGEGFLTPYRGQRYHLSEWRNGLQPSTPKEFFNMKHSSARNVIERCFGLLKGRWAILREKSFYPVKTQGRIIAACCLLHNHIRKEMTLDPLELNLGDDEFSNEVMSGDMITIVEPSTTWSQWRDSFSLDIFNRWRGENH